TGACGAATTTTTTAGCAGCATCCAGCTCTTGCAAACCGCCCTGCATCAACAGGTAAATAAACGGACCTGCACTGCCGTCCATAATCGGGACTTCAGAAGCCGATACTTCAATAATCAGGTTATCAATGCCCAGACCAGCGATCGCACTCATGACATGTTCAATGGTGCCTACTTTGGCATTTTCCTGAACGAGGTTCGAGCACATAAAGGCTTCCTGAATCAGCATGGCATCAGCTGGAATGTCCACTGGTGGGTTCAGGTCTATACGACGAAACACAATTCCCCCATCGGCATGGTGCGGCACAAAGTTAATCATGACTTTCTGCCCACTGTGAAGACCGATTCCGCTCGCTTTCACGACACGTTTCAGGGTACGTTGTTTCAACATGCTTTTATCATCTGTTCATCTATAAAACCGCTATACGTTAGCATATTTGGCCATTGATAAAAAACAAAAAGGTGGCTTAAAAGCCACCTTTCCTGTCTAATCCATCTAAACACATGATGTTACATGTTATTTACGCTGTTGATTCTTAAGATAATCCTGAATGCTCATTGGCGTTGGGCGCGAGCTAGAAACCGAAGCCGCCGCTGGATTCGCTGCTGCCCCTGTTTCATGCTGCTGACGCTGAATTGCCGGTACATCATCATCTTCCACCACAGCCTGTGCAACTGCTGCTGGACGAGTTGCCTGTACATTAGTACGTTTGGTCGGTTCAACTGAATCCGCTGCATGACGGGTTAAACCTGTTGCAATCACAGTCACGCTGATTTCATCACGCGCATCCGGATCAAAAACGGTACCGTAGAACACCTGACCCTCATCTAAATCGACAATCTGGTTCACGACATCAGTAATTTCTTCAATTTCACCGAAAGTCACATCATCGCCACCGGTCACGTTAATCAGAATACCTTTGGCATTCATGATAGTCACGTTGTCGAGTAATGGACTACGGATTGCCTGCTCAGCAGCCTGACGTGCACGATTCTCACCACGCCCCAGACCCACACCCATCATGGCATAACCACGGGTGCTCATGGCTGTTTTCAAGTCAGCAAAGTCAAGGTTGATATGGCCAGGACGGACGACTAAATCAAAAATACTGCGTACTGCATTCAGTAGAACATCATCCGCTTTTTTATATGCATCTTTCATTGAAATATCACGGAAGACTTTCAATAGACGCTGGTTTGGAATGATGATTAATGAGTCTACATGCTGCTCAAGGGCTTCGATGCCTTTTT
The nucleotide sequence above comes from Acinetobacter lwoffii. Encoded proteins:
- the ftsZ gene encoding cell division protein FtsZ, with the translated sequence MASFEFFEDDHSDSNGQARFTVFGVGGAGGNAVQHMLQSDIQGVKFVCANTDKQALDRMEAEFKIQLGEQSTRGLGAGANPQVGQTAAEESRELIRQQLEGTDMVFVTAGMGGGTGTGAAPVVAEIAKEMGILTVGVVTTPFNFEGKRRLQSAEKGIEALEQHVDSLIIIPNQRLLKVFRDISMKDAYKKADDVLLNAVRSIFDLVVRPGHINLDFADLKTAMSTRGYAMMGVGLGRGENRARQAAEQAIRSPLLDNVTIMNAKGILINVTGGDDVTFGEIEEITDVVNQIVDLDEGQVFYGTVFDPDARDEISVTVIATGLTRHAADSVEPTKRTNVQATRPAAVAQAVVEDDDVPAIQRQQHETGAAANPAAASVSSSRPTPMSIQDYLKNQQRK